TGACCAGGTTCGGCATGATGTGCCGACCCATCAGCCGTGTGTTGCTAACGCCGAGCACACGGCCAGCGTGGATGTAATCCAGCGACTTGATGCGCTCGACCTCGAATTTCACGACCCGTGTGTAGATCGGCCACGCACCGACCCCGAGCACAAGGACAACGTTGGTGAAGCTGGTGCCAAGTACTGAGATGACGGCCAGCGCCAGCAGGATGAATGGGAACGTCATCATGACATTGACGAGTGTCGAGATGACAGCATCAATTCGCCCGCCGAAGAACCCAGCCAGCACGCCGAGCGCGATGCCGATTGCGCCGGAAAGCAGCGTCGCGAGCAGGCCAACTGCCAGTGCGACCCTGGTCCCATACATCAGGCGCGTTGCGTAGTCGCGGCCGATGCCATCGGTTCCAAGTG
This is a stretch of genomic DNA from Thermomicrobiales bacterium. It encodes these proteins:
- a CDS encoding ABC transporter permease; this translates as MSVAGGIVLLILVFIALAAPILSPYTPDEGRTVDRLQPPIWQGGSWSHPLGTDGIGRDYATRLMYGTRVALAVGLLATLLSGAIGIALGVLAGFFGGRIDAVISTLVNVMMTFPFILLALAVISVLGTSFTNVVLVLGVGAWPIYTRVVKFEVERIKSLDYIHAGRVLGVSNTRLMGRHIMPNLVNAIIVIGTVQVARLIISEAFLSFLGLGIQPLTPAWGYMLQESQAFMFSWSDIWLPTLPGLAIFITALSINFVGDGLRDLMDPHQRASL